A window of the Streptomyces sp. NBC_00454 genome harbors these coding sequences:
- a CDS encoding carbohydrate ABC transporter permease, with translation MPSSVSTLTEERTKDAVPALPPAPARSLLRGLGSWASVAWFLVPALVLFLVFVLAPIVVAVYTGFFKWGGIGPLDDFIGFGNYAALFRDQVFLGDLKRGLYLIALSITVQLPFALFTAVLLNQRLRGRAVYRMLFFAPYILSEVVTAVLFTMIFLPGAGMADHLAGALGLEGLQGKWLADPSTVMSTLFVVMTWKYFGFHMMLFLAGLQSIPGEVLEAASIDGAGAWQRFRHVTLPLLGPTIRISAFLSIIGAIQLFDLVWVMTAGGPNHSSETMAISMFQFGFKRYQVGYASAISVVMFMISLVFSLFYQRYVLRRDLSGAVTSGGGR, from the coding sequence GTGCCTAGCTCCGTGTCCACCCTGACCGAGGAGCGGACGAAGGACGCCGTGCCGGCGCTCCCGCCAGCCCCGGCACGGTCGCTCCTGCGCGGGTTGGGAAGCTGGGCGTCGGTCGCCTGGTTCCTCGTCCCGGCTCTGGTCCTCTTCCTCGTCTTCGTCCTCGCCCCGATCGTCGTCGCCGTCTACACCGGCTTCTTCAAGTGGGGCGGGATCGGCCCCCTGGACGACTTCATCGGCTTCGGGAACTACGCCGCGCTCTTCCGCGATCAGGTCTTCCTCGGCGATCTGAAGCGCGGGCTGTACCTGATCGCCCTGTCGATCACGGTGCAGTTGCCCTTCGCGCTGTTCACCGCGGTCCTGCTCAACCAGCGGCTGCGCGGCCGGGCCGTCTACCGGATGCTGTTCTTCGCGCCGTACATCCTGTCCGAGGTGGTCACGGCGGTCCTCTTCACGATGATCTTCCTTCCCGGTGCCGGCATGGCGGACCATCTCGCCGGCGCCCTCGGCCTGGAGGGGCTGCAGGGGAAGTGGCTCGCCGATCCCTCGACGGTAATGTCGACCCTGTTCGTGGTCATGACCTGGAAGTACTTCGGCTTCCACATGATGCTCTTCCTCGCCGGACTGCAGAGCATTCCGGGCGAGGTCCTCGAAGCCGCCTCCATCGACGGCGCGGGCGCATGGCAGCGCTTCCGGCACGTGACGCTGCCGCTGCTCGGCCCGACGATCCGGATCAGCGCCTTCCTTTCGATCATCGGGGCCATCCAGCTCTTCGACCTGGTCTGGGTCATGACCGCGGGCGGGCCCAACCACTCCTCCGAGACGATGGCGATCTCGATGTTCCAGTTCGGGTTCAAGCGCTACCAGGTCGGCTATGCCAGTGCGATCAGCGTGGTGATGTTCATGATCAGCCTGGTCTTCTCCCTCTTCTACCAGCGCTACGTGCTCCGCCGTGACCTGAGCGGGGCCGTCACCTCGGGAGGTGGCCGATGA
- a CDS encoding beta-L-arabinofuranosidase domain-containing protein yields the protein MPVPPFSRRAMIKATGVAAVAAAVGPVLNTVSATAQTPPVGSDVGVSAFPFDLGQVQLTSSRWLDNQNRTLAYLRFIDVDRLLYNFRANHRLSTNAATPTGGWDDPAFPFRTHVQGHFLTAWAQAYAAVGDTTCRDKADRMVAELAKCQANNSTAGFSAGYLSGFPEADFTSLEAGTLTNGNVPYYCVHKTMAGLLDVWRLIGNTQARDVLLALAGWVDRRTAALSQSKMQSLLGVEFGGMNEVLADLHQQTGDARWLTTAQRFDHAAVFDPLAANLDQLNGLHANTQVPKWIGAVREYKATGTTRYRDIAANAWTICTTSHTYAIGGNSQAEHFRAPNAISGFLVPDTCELCNSYNMLKLTRELWQLDPGRASYFDFYEKALLNHVIGAQNPADPHGHVTYFTPLNPGGRRGKGPAWGGGTWSTDYDTFWCCQGTGVESNTKLMDSVYFHDGSTTLTVNLFLPSVLNWTQRGITVTQTTSYPADDTTTLKVTGGAGGTWSMRIRIPGWTSGATVSVNGVAQSVTASPGTYATLTRAWASGDTVTVKLPMRVALQASNDNPGVAAITYGPAVLAGNYGSTTLSSLPALDPSSITRTSSTALAFAATANGTKVELGPFHDAQGFNYTVYWRTDSPGFRLVNAASGLVLGIRDMSTADGGPALQWTDSGTADHDWLLLVDGTALRLRNLNSGKVLGVKDMSTADNAPVLQWSDTGTADHRWTVVDAGNGYHKLRNVHTGKLLGIEGGSTANGAAAVQVPDTGAPAGQWQFVPDGARRIQNVASGRVLGVQDMSTADGGLAIQWDDNGTADHLWTAVVDTGGHLRLRNSHSGKVLAVENGGTANGARIVQWADNGAADHRWRLRHGGGDTFRIQCANSGRVLGVSGASTAQGAQTVLWDDNGTNDHLWRFI from the coding sequence ATGCCGGTTCCCCCCTTCAGCCGCCGCGCCATGATCAAGGCGACCGGCGTCGCGGCCGTAGCCGCGGCTGTCGGCCCCGTACTGAACACCGTCTCCGCCACGGCGCAGACGCCCCCGGTCGGATCCGACGTCGGAGTGTCGGCGTTCCCGTTCGACCTGGGTCAGGTCCAGCTCACCAGCAGCCGCTGGCTCGACAATCAGAACCGCACCCTGGCCTATCTCCGCTTCATCGACGTCGACCGCCTGCTGTACAACTTCCGCGCCAACCACCGGCTCTCCACCAACGCCGCGACCCCGACCGGAGGATGGGACGACCCGGCGTTCCCCTTCCGCACCCACGTGCAGGGCCACTTCCTCACGGCATGGGCACAGGCCTACGCCGCGGTCGGGGACACCACCTGCCGCGACAAGGCCGACCGCATGGTGGCCGAACTCGCCAAGTGCCAGGCCAACAACTCCACCGCGGGCTTCTCCGCCGGCTACCTGTCGGGCTTCCCCGAGGCCGACTTCACCAGCCTCGAAGCAGGCACGCTGACCAACGGCAACGTCCCGTACTACTGCGTCCACAAGACCATGGCCGGCCTGCTCGACGTATGGCGCCTCATCGGCAACACGCAGGCCCGCGACGTGCTCCTCGCGCTCGCCGGCTGGGTCGACCGGCGCACCGCCGCGCTCAGCCAGAGCAAGATGCAGTCGTTGTTGGGCGTCGAGTTCGGCGGCATGAACGAGGTGCTGGCCGACCTCCACCAACAGACCGGCGACGCACGCTGGCTGACCACCGCCCAGCGCTTCGACCATGCGGCGGTCTTCGACCCCCTCGCCGCGAACCTGGACCAACTGAACGGTCTGCACGCCAACACACAGGTACCCAAGTGGATCGGGGCCGTCCGCGAGTACAAGGCCACCGGGACGACCCGTTACCGCGACATCGCCGCCAACGCGTGGACGATCTGCACCACCTCGCACACCTACGCCATCGGCGGTAACAGCCAGGCGGAACACTTCCGGGCCCCGAACGCCATCTCCGGCTTCCTCGTCCCCGACACCTGCGAGCTCTGCAACTCCTACAACATGCTCAAGCTGACCCGAGAACTGTGGCAGCTGGACCCCGGCCGGGCGTCGTACTTCGACTTCTACGAGAAGGCGCTGCTCAACCACGTCATCGGCGCCCAGAACCCGGCCGACCCGCACGGGCACGTCACCTACTTCACCCCCCTCAACCCGGGCGGCCGCCGCGGCAAGGGCCCGGCGTGGGGCGGCGGCACCTGGAGCACCGACTACGACACGTTCTGGTGCTGCCAGGGAACGGGCGTCGAGTCCAACACCAAGCTGATGGACTCCGTCTACTTCCACGACGGCAGCACCACCCTCACCGTGAACCTGTTCCTCCCCTCCGTCCTGAACTGGACCCAGCGAGGCATCACCGTCACCCAGACCACCTCCTATCCGGCAGACGACACCACGACGCTCAAGGTCACCGGCGGCGCCGGCGGGACCTGGTCGATGCGCATCCGCATCCCCGGATGGACCTCGGGCGCCACCGTCAGCGTCAACGGCGTCGCCCAGAGCGTCACGGCCAGTCCGGGCACCTACGCCACGCTCACCCGGGCCTGGGCCTCCGGCGACACCGTCACCGTGAAACTCCCCATGCGCGTGGCCCTCCAGGCCTCCAACGACAACCCCGGTGTCGCGGCGATCACCTACGGCCCCGCCGTCCTCGCCGGCAACTACGGCAGCACCACCCTGTCCTCCCTCCCGGCCCTGGACCCCTCCTCGATCACCCGGACCAGCAGCACCGCCCTCGCGTTCGCGGCCACCGCCAACGGAACGAAGGTCGAACTCGGCCCGTTCCACGACGCCCAGGGCTTCAACTACACCGTCTACTGGCGGACCGACAGCCCCGGCTTCCGTCTCGTGAACGCGGCCAGCGGACTCGTCCTCGGCATCCGGGACATGTCCACCGCCGACGGGGGCCCCGCCCTGCAGTGGACCGACTCCGGCACCGCCGACCACGACTGGCTCCTCCTCGTCGACGGCACCGCACTGCGGCTGCGCAACCTCAACAGCGGAAAGGTCCTCGGCGTGAAGGACATGTCCACCGCCGACAACGCCCCGGTCCTCCAGTGGTCCGACACCGGCACCGCCGACCACCGGTGGACCGTCGTAGACGCCGGCAACGGCTACCACAAGCTTCGCAACGTCCACACCGGCAAGCTGCTCGGCATCGAAGGCGGCTCCACCGCCAACGGCGCCGCGGCCGTACAGGTGCCCGACACCGGCGCCCCCGCCGGCCAGTGGCAGTTCGTCCCCGACGGCGCCAGGCGCATCCAGAACGTCGCCAGCGGGCGGGTCCTCGGTGTGCAGGACATGTCCACCGCCGACGGCGGCCTCGCCATCCAGTGGGACGACAACGGCACCGCCGACCATCTCTGGACGGCCGTCGTCGACACCGGCGGTCACCTGCGCCTGCGCAACTCCCACAGCGGCAAGGTCCTCGCCGTGGAGAACGGCGGCACGGCCAACGGCGCCCGGATCGTCCAGTGGGCGGACAACGGCGCCGCGGACCACCGGTGGCGCCTGCGCCACGGCGGCGGCGACACCTTCAGGATCCAGTGCGCCAACAGCGGCCGCGTCCTCGGCGTCTCCGGCGCCTCCACCGCCCAGGGAGCACAGACCGTCCTCTGGGACGACAACGGCACCAACGACCACCTGTGGCGATTCATCTGA
- a CDS encoding LacI family DNA-binding transcriptional regulator codes for MSEQRPTLAVIAAEAGVSQATVSKVVNGRSDVAPATRERIEGLLRSHNYLHPGAQARARRSGLVDLIIGGLDSAWAVEILRGVEAECAQRSVGTVVSLVPPGEATPSSWAALPVLHHSDGVILVTASVTQAQRAQVEQAGVALVVIDPIDLPGNGVPSIGATNWAGGLAATEHLLELGHRRIAAIGGRKEMLCSQARIDGYRAALERAGIEVDRGLIRFGDFQHEGGFQRARELLALPEPPTAIFAGSDQQAMGVYEAARQSGLSIPQDLSVVGFDDLPMCDWLSPPLTTVRQPLEEMGRLAARTLFQLLDGQPLVSPRMELSTELKVRLSTAPPRS; via the coding sequence TTGAGCGAGCAGCGCCCGACCCTGGCCGTCATCGCCGCTGAGGCGGGGGTCTCACAGGCCACCGTGTCCAAGGTGGTCAACGGCCGCTCCGACGTCGCACCCGCGACACGCGAACGGATCGAGGGCCTGCTGCGCTCCCACAACTACCTCCACCCCGGCGCGCAGGCCAGGGCCCGCAGGTCCGGCCTGGTCGACCTGATCATCGGCGGGCTGGACAGCGCCTGGGCAGTGGAAATACTGCGCGGCGTCGAAGCCGAGTGCGCCCAGCGGAGCGTCGGCACCGTCGTGTCGCTCGTCCCGCCGGGCGAGGCCACGCCTTCGAGCTGGGCGGCGCTGCCGGTCCTGCACCACAGCGACGGCGTCATCCTCGTCACCGCCTCGGTCACCCAGGCCCAGCGCGCCCAGGTCGAACAGGCTGGGGTGGCACTCGTCGTCATCGACCCGATCGACCTGCCGGGCAACGGTGTGCCGAGCATCGGCGCGACCAACTGGGCGGGCGGCCTCGCCGCCACGGAACACCTGCTGGAGCTGGGGCACCGCCGGATCGCCGCGATCGGCGGGCGCAAGGAGATGCTCTGCAGCCAGGCCCGCATCGACGGGTACCGCGCCGCGCTGGAGCGGGCCGGGATCGAGGTCGACCGCGGCCTGATCCGGTTCGGCGACTTCCAGCACGAGGGCGGGTTCCAGCGCGCCCGGGAACTGCTCGCCCTCCCCGAGCCGCCGACCGCCATCTTCGCCGGCAGCGACCAGCAGGCGATGGGCGTCTACGAAGCCGCCCGCCAGAGCGGACTGAGCATCCCGCAGGACCTCAGCGTGGTCGGCTTCGACGACCTGCCGATGTGCGACTGGCTGTCCCCGCCGCTGACGACGGTGCGCCAGCCGCTGGAGGAGATGGGCCGGCTCGCCGCCCGCACGCTCTTCCAGCTCCTGGACGGCCAGCCCCTGGTCAGCCCCCGGATGGAGCTCTCGACCGAGCTCAAGGTCCGCCTCTCCACCGCCCCGCCCCGTTCCTAG
- a CDS encoding extracellular solute-binding protein: MASTPPSRRSFLALSGLTALSVSLTAACGGGGSGSGSAADGKVTFAWWNIATTEPGKSLFPQISSAFTTAHPNITINTTSLENEAFKSKLTANTSSGKLPDVFQTWGGGVLRQQIDAGLVEDLTEEFGWSSDLTPVSLQAYQFEGRTYGVPYDVGMVGFWYNKKLFAQAGITAPPATWAEFLEDVKKLKAAGVTPIALAGKEKWPGHYYWAYLAMRVAGLPALQQAATTKDFTGAGFVQAGTHLKELVDLQPFQTGFLGAGYSAPGGQAATMGNGKAAMELMGQWAPSVQKDAGADLGADLGFFPFPTVDGGVGQATEVFGGGGGFALRKGAPKEALDFLKFFVLENESKLLASNGYLPVVKGAESQLTEPNRKVVADSLVKATGFQLFLDQAYPPAVGQEVNDSVADLIAGKKTPEQVTKSITEAAKGA, from the coding sequence ATGGCCAGCACACCCCCGAGTCGACGAAGCTTCCTCGCGCTCTCGGGCCTGACCGCACTGTCCGTCTCGCTCACCGCGGCCTGCGGCGGCGGGGGCTCCGGCTCGGGGTCGGCGGCCGACGGCAAGGTGACCTTCGCGTGGTGGAACATCGCCACGACGGAACCGGGCAAGTCCCTGTTCCCGCAGATCTCCTCGGCGTTCACGACCGCTCACCCGAACATCACGATCAACACGACCTCGTTGGAGAACGAGGCCTTCAAGTCCAAGCTGACGGCCAACACTTCGTCGGGCAAGCTCCCCGACGTCTTCCAGACCTGGGGCGGCGGCGTTCTGCGGCAGCAGATCGACGCGGGGCTGGTCGAGGACCTCACCGAGGAGTTCGGGTGGTCGTCCGACCTCACCCCGGTCTCGCTGCAGGCCTATCAGTTCGAGGGCCGGACCTACGGGGTGCCCTACGACGTCGGCATGGTCGGTTTCTGGTACAACAAAAAGCTCTTCGCCCAGGCCGGGATCACCGCTCCGCCGGCCACCTGGGCCGAGTTCCTCGAAGACGTCAAGAAGCTCAAGGCGGCGGGCGTCACTCCGATCGCCCTCGCGGGAAAGGAGAAATGGCCGGGCCACTACTACTGGGCCTACCTCGCGATGCGCGTCGCTGGCCTCCCCGCGCTGCAGCAGGCCGCGACCACCAAGGACTTCACTGGCGCCGGCTTCGTCCAGGCGGGCACCCACCTCAAGGAGCTGGTCGACCTCCAGCCGTTCCAGACGGGCTTCCTCGGCGCCGGCTACTCCGCCCCCGGCGGCCAGGCCGCGACCATGGGCAACGGCAAGGCCGCCATGGAGCTGATGGGGCAGTGGGCGCCGTCGGTGCAGAAGGACGCGGGCGCGGACCTCGGAGCGGACCTGGGCTTCTTCCCCTTCCCGACGGTCGACGGCGGTGTCGGCCAGGCCACCGAGGTGTTCGGCGGTGGCGGCGGCTTCGCGCTGCGCAAGGGCGCCCCGAAGGAGGCGCTGGACTTCCTGAAGTTCTTCGTGCTGGAGAACGAGTCCAAGCTGCTGGCCTCCAACGGCTACCTGCCGGTGGTCAAGGGCGCGGAGAGCCAGCTCACCGAGCCCAACAGAAAGGTGGTGGCCGACAGCCTGGTCAAGGCGACGGGCTTCCAGCTCTTCCTCGACCAGGCCTACCCGCCCGCGGTCGGCCAGGAGGTCAACGACAGCGTCGCCGACCTCATCGCGGGCAAGAAGACGCCCGAGCAGGTCACCAAGTCGATCACCGAGGCTGCGAAGGGTGCCTAG
- a CDS encoding glycoside hydrolase family 43 protein — protein MTAFFDDPVFGEPVLPGFRPDPSVCRVGTDYYLVTSSFEWFPGLPVFHSRDLMNWRRIGSALDRPSQLDLDGCEPSRGLFAPTIRHHDGVFHLVCTLMDGPGHFVVTATDPAGPWSEPHWLEGEGFDPSLFFDDGPDDDDGHGDGNGNGNGNGNGNGNANGDGRAWFTAARVVDVAAGRTEIWMREYLPRERRLTGPEYVLWSGTHPGARWSEAPHLYKTGGTYLLVTAEGGTDVDHSVVAARADRVTGPYEGAPGNPVLPPAKGPVTCTGHADLVQTPNRDWRAVLLGVRRGSALGRETFLSRITWDAGWPVFSPVAHTDPRRPVHDDFATLSPDWSSLRTPPERFWTTGDGLRLQLRPERLGDRTTPSLLARPQEQPDCDVSTELHFAPAAPGEEAGLAVVLDDDTHLLFLRTAEGLSLRRGAEVLADVPVPPGPVRLGVRIRGFSHTFAHSAPDGAWQDLTTVEATFLTPLFTSIQLGLYATSNGRPSTNQAHFAWFDITYPSPIPSPQEPPGRP, from the coding sequence ATGACCGCGTTCTTCGATGATCCCGTCTTCGGTGAGCCCGTGCTGCCCGGGTTCCGGCCCGATCCGTCCGTCTGCCGGGTGGGAACGGACTACTACCTGGTGACGTCCAGCTTCGAATGGTTCCCGGGCCTTCCCGTCTTCCACAGCCGCGACCTCATGAACTGGCGGCGCATCGGCTCCGCGCTCGACCGGCCGTCCCAGCTCGACCTCGACGGGTGCGAGCCCTCCCGGGGCCTGTTCGCGCCGACGATCCGGCACCATGACGGGGTCTTCCACCTCGTCTGCACGCTGATGGACGGCCCCGGCCATTTCGTCGTCACCGCGACCGACCCGGCGGGGCCGTGGTCGGAGCCGCACTGGCTGGAGGGCGAGGGCTTCGACCCGTCGCTGTTCTTCGACGACGGGCCGGACGACGACGATGGGCACGGGGACGGCAACGGCAACGGCAACGGCAACGGCAACGGCAACGGCAACGCCAACGGCGACGGCCGGGCCTGGTTCACCGCCGCACGAGTCGTGGACGTAGCCGCGGGCCGCACCGAGATCTGGATGCGCGAATACCTTCCCCGGGAACGACGGCTGACCGGCCCCGAGTACGTCCTGTGGTCGGGAACCCACCCCGGCGCCCGATGGTCGGAAGCCCCGCACCTGTACAAGACCGGCGGCACCTATCTACTGGTCACCGCCGAGGGCGGCACCGATGTGGACCACAGCGTGGTGGCCGCCCGCGCCGACCGCGTGACCGGCCCCTACGAGGGCGCCCCCGGCAATCCGGTGCTCCCGCCCGCCAAGGGCCCGGTCACCTGCACCGGGCACGCCGACCTCGTACAGACCCCGAACCGCGACTGGCGGGCCGTCCTCCTGGGCGTCCGCCGCGGCTCCGCCCTCGGCCGCGAGACCTTCCTCAGCCGGATCACCTGGGACGCGGGCTGGCCGGTCTTCTCCCCCGTCGCCCACACCGACCCACGCCGCCCCGTCCACGACGACTTCGCCACGCTCTCCCCGGACTGGAGCAGCCTGCGCACACCGCCCGAGCGGTTCTGGACCACCGGCGACGGGCTCCGCCTCCAGCTCCGACCCGAACGCCTCGGCGACCGCACCACCCCGTCCCTCCTGGCCCGACCCCAGGAACAGCCCGACTGCGACGTCTCCACCGAACTGCACTTCGCCCCCGCCGCGCCGGGCGAAGAGGCGGGCCTCGCCGTAGTCCTCGACGACGACACCCATCTCCTCTTCCTCCGCACCGCGGAAGGACTCAGCCTCCGCCGCGGAGCCGAGGTCCTGGCCGACGTGCCCGTCCCCCCGGGCCCCGTTCGCCTTGGGGTCCGCATCCGCGGCTTCAGCCACACCTTCGCCCACTCGGCACCGGACGGCGCCTGGCAGGACCTGACCACCGTCGAAGCCACCTTCCTCACTCCGCTGTTCACCAGCATCCAGCTCGGCCTCTATGCCACCTCCAACGGCCGCCCCTCCACCAACCAAGCCCACTTCGCGTGGTTCGACATCACGTACCCGAGCCCGATCCCGAGCCCGCAGGAACCGCCGGGCAGGCCCTGA
- a CDS encoding carbohydrate ABC transporter permease: MNARRTARGLSLHAVVWLIGAFVVVPLVYAVISGFKSTGELTTNPFGLPEHWKTGNYTGILGDGMFWRQIANSAGIAIGTTCCTVAASAMAAFVLARYAFRGRELFYTLFTIGLMFPFAVAVLPLFLLLRNFDLLDNPLGVILPQAAFGLPMTIIILRGFFRTIPAEVEEAAIMDGCGKFRFFWKILLPMARPALGTVSVLAIVASWNNFFLPLLVFNDPKWQTIPVGVQQFQGQYSTDYALVLAYIVLAMVPALAFYAVAERQLIGGLTAGATKG; encoded by the coding sequence ATGAACGCACGCAGGACGGCACGCGGCCTGTCGCTGCACGCCGTGGTCTGGCTGATCGGCGCGTTCGTCGTCGTGCCGCTGGTCTACGCGGTGATCTCCGGGTTCAAGAGCACCGGCGAGCTGACGACCAACCCGTTCGGGCTGCCCGAACACTGGAAGACCGGCAACTACACCGGCATCCTCGGTGACGGAATGTTCTGGCGGCAGATCGCCAACAGCGCGGGCATCGCGATCGGCACGACGTGCTGCACGGTGGCGGCTTCCGCGATGGCGGCGTTCGTACTGGCCCGCTACGCCTTCCGGGGCAGGGAGCTCTTCTACACGCTGTTCACGATCGGGCTCATGTTCCCGTTCGCAGTGGCCGTCCTGCCCTTGTTCCTGCTGCTGCGCAACTTCGACCTGCTCGACAACCCGCTGGGAGTGATCCTCCCGCAGGCGGCCTTCGGGCTCCCCATGACGATCATCATCCTGCGCGGCTTCTTCCGGACCATCCCGGCGGAGGTCGAGGAGGCGGCGATCATGGACGGCTGCGGCAAGTTCCGGTTCTTCTGGAAGATCCTGCTGCCGATGGCGCGTCCGGCGCTCGGCACGGTGTCGGTGCTGGCGATCGTCGCGAGCTGGAACAACTTCTTCCTGCCGCTGCTGGTGTTCAACGACCCGAAATGGCAGACGATCCCGGTCGGAGTCCAGCAGTTCCAGGGCCAGTACTCGACCGACTACGCGCTCGTCCTCGCCTACATCGTGCTCGCCATGGTCCCCGCCCTC
- a CDS encoding glycoside hydrolase family 3 N-terminal domain-containing protein — translation MTEPWRDPLLPVPLRVADLLKRMTLEEKAGQLAGFWALPSDPGAPVAPMEDDSGESAPGLDDIVAHGLGQLTRVYGTAPITAEAGMERLASLQRQVTGSGRFGIPAVAHEECLTGFMTFGATVFPGPLAWGASFDPGLVRQMAAAIGAGMRRVGVHQGLAPVLDVVRDYRWGRTEECIGEDPYLVGAIGTAYVQGLEGAGIVATLKHFAGYSASRGGRNMAPVASGPREFADVLVEPFVRALREGGARSVMNSYTDVDGVPVAADERLLTELLRGELGFSGVVVADYYAVSFLETRHGVTGSRGAAGALALTAGIDVELPTARCYGEPLTELVRAGTVSEELIDRAAERVLLQKAELGLLDPGWEPVKPEPVDLDPPENRALARLLAERSTVLLANDGILPLRPCRVAISGPYADDPQSFLGCYSFPNHVALPGDLGLEIPTLGEALTAAGFTVTADDPDVNLLVLGDRAGMFGRGTSGEGCDAETLDLPGDQAALASTVLDSGVPTVLVLVSGRPYALGTLAEHASAVVQAFFPGEEGGTALARIISGAAEPSGRLPVSIPRQVGGQPGTYLHGRLGGHTDWSSVDPTPLFPFGHGLSWTTFTCSELSVDPVAATDGAVAVSVTVRNVGEVAGTEVVQLYLSDPVASVVRPQRWLAGFARVELGPGAAARITFSVHADRTSFTGLDLRRRVEPGEIGVAVGRSSGDLPLQGSFTLEGPVRHPAADRVLSVPVEIVPVS, via the coding sequence TTGACCGAGCCCTGGCGTGACCCCCTCCTGCCCGTGCCCCTACGAGTCGCCGATCTGCTGAAACGGATGACGCTGGAGGAGAAGGCGGGTCAGCTCGCCGGCTTCTGGGCGCTGCCCTCGGATCCGGGCGCACCCGTCGCGCCGATGGAGGACGATTCCGGGGAGTCCGCGCCCGGCCTCGACGACATCGTCGCCCACGGCCTCGGCCAGCTCACCCGGGTGTACGGCACCGCGCCCATCACCGCGGAGGCCGGGATGGAACGGCTCGCCTCGCTCCAGCGGCAGGTGACCGGATCCGGCCGGTTCGGGATACCGGCGGTCGCTCACGAAGAGTGCCTGACCGGGTTCATGACGTTCGGGGCGACGGTCTTCCCCGGGCCGCTGGCCTGGGGCGCCTCCTTCGATCCCGGGCTAGTGCGCCAGATGGCCGCCGCCATCGGCGCGGGGATGCGGCGGGTCGGCGTCCACCAGGGGCTGGCCCCGGTGCTCGACGTGGTCCGCGACTACCGGTGGGGCAGGACCGAGGAGTGCATCGGTGAGGACCCCTATCTCGTCGGAGCGATCGGCACCGCCTATGTGCAGGGCCTGGAGGGCGCCGGGATCGTGGCGACCCTCAAGCACTTCGCCGGGTACTCGGCCTCGCGCGGCGGCCGGAACATGGCCCCCGTCGCCTCGGGACCGCGCGAGTTCGCCGACGTACTGGTCGAGCCCTTCGTACGGGCACTGCGCGAGGGGGGAGCCCGGTCGGTGATGAACAGTTACACCGACGTGGACGGCGTCCCGGTGGCCGCCGACGAGCGGCTGCTGACCGAGCTGCTCAGGGGTGAGCTGGGTTTCAGCGGTGTGGTCGTCGCCGACTACTACGCCGTCTCCTTCCTGGAGACCCGGCACGGGGTCACCGGATCGCGGGGCGCGGCCGGCGCGCTGGCGCTGACCGCCGGGATCGACGTCGAACTGCCCACGGCCCGGTGCTACGGCGAGCCGCTGACCGAGCTCGTGCGGGCGGGAACCGTGTCCGAGGAGCTCATCGACCGGGCCGCGGAACGGGTCCTGCTCCAGAAGGCCGAGCTCGGCCTGCTCGACCCCGGCTGGGAGCCCGTCAAGCCCGAGCCGGTCGACCTCGACCCGCCGGAGAACCGGGCACTGGCCAGGCTCCTGGCCGAAAGGTCCACCGTGCTGCTCGCCAACGACGGCATCCTGCCGCTGCGGCCGTGCCGGGTCGCGATCAGCGGGCCTTACGCCGACGACCCCCAGTCCTTCCTCGGCTGCTACTCCTTCCCCAACCACGTCGCGCTGCCAGGCGACCTCGGGCTGGAGATCCCGACGCTCGGCGAGGCGCTCACCGCCGCCGGGTTCACGGTCACCGCGGACGATCCGGACGTGAACCTGCTGGTGCTCGGGGACCGGGCCGGCATGTTCGGCCGGGGCACCTCCGGAGAGGGCTGCGACGCCGAAACCCTCGACCTGCCCGGCGACCAGGCCGCACTCGCCTCCACCGTTCTGGACTCCGGGGTGCCGACCGTCCTGGTCCTCGTCTCCGGACGGCCCTACGCGCTCGGCACGCTGGCCGAGCACGCATCGGCCGTGGTGCAGGCCTTCTTCCCCGGCGAGGAGGGCGGGACGGCGCTGGCCCGGATCATCAGCGGCGCCGCGGAACCGTCCGGGCGGCTGCCCGTCTCCATCCCCCGCCAGGTCGGCGGCCAGCCCGGCACCTACCTGCACGGCAGGCTCGGCGGGCACACCGACTGGAGCTCGGTGGACCCCACCCCGCTGTTCCCGTTCGGACACGGGCTGAGCTGGACCACCTTCACCTGCTCGGAGCTCTCCGTGGATCCGGTCGCCGCGACGGACGGCGCCGTCGCCGTGTCGGTCACCGTACGCAACGTCGGCGAGGTGGCCGGGACCGAGGTGGTCCAGCTGTACCTCTCCGACCCCGTGGCCTCCGTCGTCCGGCCGCAGCGGTGGCTCGCCGGATTCGCCAGGGTCGAACTGGGGCCGGGCGCGGCCGCCCGGATCACCTTCTCCGTCCATGCCGACCGGACCTCCTTCACCGGGCTCGACCTGCGCAGAAGAGTGGAGCCCGGGGAGATCGGCGTGGCCGTCGGACGGTCCAGCGGCGATCTTCCGCTCCAGGGCTCCTTCACCCTGGAGGGTCCCGTACGTCACCCGGCGGCCGACCGGGTGCTGTCCGTGCCGGTCGAGATCGTGCCGGTTTCATGA